CaaactaataaactaaacaaaaaagtaaatgaataatCGCAAACACACCCCAGTGATGGTGATTACCCTTCCTCATCCTCCCTGTACCTCATGAAaactatttctttaaatgtatttttgaattGTATGACAGTACTAAATTGCTTCAGCTCTTCACTCAGATTATTCCACAGTTTTACACcagaaatggacaaacaaaaacttttcaGTGTTGTGCGTATACTACGTGTCTTAAAGTCTAAAAGCCCCCTTAATTCATAACCCCCATCTCTGTCACAAAACAATTCCTGAATGTTGGGAGAAAGAAGATTTAATCCTCTCTTTAAACAATATCTGTGCAGTTTTTAGTTGGACTAGGTCAATAAATTGTAATAATTTGGACTGTAAGAATAATGGGTTGAACAATGAGTTCCATTATTATGCCTTCAAAAAGTGTTGATACCTTCAAAGTCCAGCTTGGTCCCGTTTCCAAACAGAATGTGTCCACATGAAGCGACAGCGCAGTAGTAAGTCCCAGCATGAGAGTGATCGACGCTCTTTATTGGTAAGTTGTACTCACAGCTTTGTTGGTTGGGTTTCCTCGGACATGAACTATTCCTGTCTCCTTGGGTGTAAATGAGTCCTGAGTGAGATTCTTCAGAGTTTCTGAACCAGTAAACACTGTGTTCTCCATCACAGGTCCCAGTGTGGACCGTACAGCTCAGGGTCACAGCATCTCCATGCTTGGTGGTCTCAGATGCTGATTGATTGATCAACAATTGAAAGTTCAAACCTGAGCCTTTTACACTGAGAGTGGTACCCTCCATAAATTCAAACAAGGACAAACTGCTACGTGCACAGTAGTAAGTAGCTGTGTCTGTAATGCGCACGTCTGTGATCCTTAAGTGATTACGACCATTTGTATTATCCAGTGTGAAGCGTGAATTATTCTGGAATTCACCGTGAAAGTTTAcatttgtttcatatttgtaGGACATAGAGATGAGCTCTGGTTTCTGTCCCAGAGTTTGCTTGTACCAGTAATACTTTGATGCAAATTCATCTTCACAGAAACAACTCAAAGTGACCTCCTCACCAACATTAGCTGATATGAGTCCACTCTCTTGGCGCACTTTTATCAACGGTTTTGGATCCGATGTCTGAgctaaaatgagaaaaacaaaatgctgaaaTGATTTCACACTGTCAAAATGTTCTTAATCTGCACATAAAACAACTTTTGAGTAAATGCTATGAAAAGTAACCAGACAGTCTTAAAGACACAATTCTAAAACATAACTCACCTATCTCCCCCAAGAACAGACATTCGAGGAAGAACGCAATCATGAGAGGTGTCATGGTGTTCAAACTACTGTGTCGAATGAAACACACCTTAGTGGTCTCTTCCCTTTTAAGAGGGAGGACACAATTTGATTGGCCAGTGAGAAGTGACACAATACATTTCTGCAGAATGTTCTTCTTTGAAATACAGCAGGGAAACAAATAAAATTGGGATCTTATTTTGCCAAGGGTATTTAAAAATATTGGATTTAAAGCGAACAAACAATGACATTATTGCTCAGTTATTTGAGAGATTTGCATGTCTTTGTGCCAAAGCTATTCTAAAATTGCGTCATCGCTAGACCTCCGTTGTGGAAGAGactgaattaaatgtatttaatgtaattaaaaaggataagtaaagaaatacaaagaacaAAGATTATAAGATTTTCTGCAATTTTCAAGAACAAATTGACGCTGTACGCAAGGGTGAGGATGTGAGGTTTCTTATATGTGGCATAGTCTTGCAACATCTTTTTGGTAAAACCACAAAGCGTTTTCCACCTAAAGAGGAAGAAACTAAAAGCATAGCAAAGGTGAAGActgttttttcacttttaatctatttttttatagacaccctctgtaaatgtgatcccagttttctttgtttcactGTGATATTTTGAATTAGTATTTTCAGCTTCAGACATGCTGCAGTGACTTTTTGGGTGTTTTAGAGGTCTTCAtctaaagagacagaaaaaccaCAAAGCTATTTCCACTAAAAGAGGCAGAAActacagacaaagaaaaagggTAGACTGTTAGGTCTATGAGATCTAAAAGTAGCTCAGATAAAGGACATGCTACATTGGTACCATTAGTACCAATATTGCCAATAGACAATAAAGGGCATTTCAGATAGGATGCAGTCTTGCTCCGCGCAAGAAAGTGTTGCCTAGCCTTTATCTTCAGACAAAACCTTACAAAGCAATCCATTGCTGTGAATCTTCCCTTTAACAGGCATATAGTAACCTTCCACAGTACCAGCATCTGGGTTAAATTACATTACCACAATGCACTTTGAAACACTTAAATGTTCCTCTCTGTATGCATCCAACCTGTCAAGGATTGATAACAcactggacccaagtgcagatgcttaacaaaaactatttattttaacaaaaaggctagatgcaaaatgcaaaacaataacaaaatcaaaaaaaggaaaacaaggaaACTCTGACATTGACGGACAACTACTCTGAACTACAATACTGACAAACAACATTCGACATACGATAATGAACTGACAACACGAACCATCAGGCAGACGGCCTGGAGGCAGGGCACATAGCCCGGAAAGTTCAGGTGGACGGCTAGGAGGCCGACCGAACGGGCAGACGGCACTGGAATCACCAGAACCTCCGACGAGGGGGCAGGAGTCGCCAGGACCTCAAACAAGAGTGCAGGAGTCGTCAGGGCCTCAGACGAGGAAACAGGAGTCAGCTGGGCCTCTGACGAGAGCACAGGGGtcagcagggcctctgacgaggATGCAGGAGTCAGCTGGGCCTCTGACGAGAGCGCAGGAGTCAGCAGTACCTCTGGCGAGGACGCAGTAGTTGTCAGGGCCTCTGACGAGGGTGCAGGAGTCGTCAGGGCCTCTGATGAGGGTGCAGGAGTCGTCAGGGCCTCTGACGAGGGCGCAGGAGTCAAGGCGATGACTTGTAAAACCTGTGTAGCCACAGCTTCACATTGTATGATAAAAGAATatacacatttttcaaaatgccATGGTTGTTGGGAGGTACCTTCTGGTGGTgcagaaaaatgaataaataaaaataaatttttaaatcaagtaactaaccaaccagattctgccACAATCTCTCTCAACTAATCATCGTGCTGcagtcaaaaaaatgtttttgcattcGCTTCGACCCTCCTCCGCCCCAGTcccctccattccagctcagcagagttcagatactgCCTCAAAAACCCACTacttgtcacttcctgttttcctcttcaccagcaccaccaccagtgtctagaacCCATCAGGGCT
This portion of the Labrus bergylta chromosome 22, fLabBer1.1, whole genome shotgun sequence genome encodes:
- the LOC136177470 gene encoding immunoglobulin kappa light chain-like, which produces MTPLMIAFFLECLFLGEIAQTSDPKPLIKVRQESGLISANVGEEVTLSCFCEDEFASKYYWYKQTLGQKPELISMSYKYETNVNFHGEFQNNSRFTLDNTNGRNHLRITDVRITDTATYYCARSSLSLFEFMEGTTLSVKGSGLNFQLLINQSASETTKHGDAVTLSCTVHTGTCDGEHSVYWFRNSEESHSGLIYTQGDRNSSCPRKPNQQSCEYNLPIKSVDHSHAGTYYCAVASCGHILFGNGTKLDFEVSADSFFWRGAVTLTSMLSALLAFTVCMMKKRNSSRSPESENCFSASSTTRAEGYREKLHLYYPAVNLTDSSRAQSDPTWSECVYHGLRS